One region of Primulina tabacum isolate GXHZ01 chromosome 17, ASM2559414v2, whole genome shotgun sequence genomic DNA includes:
- the LOC142532050 gene encoding uncharacterized protein LOC142532050 codes for MGYVSSFIFQKIASLIQGFLYFISIYFLPLLSLVFAWFSSFRHRLQKNGDSPFNQETETGENGDCYEEEHESEAFLKFKFPTLEEFIEFQEDRCFSFRSEVIPCASISSHEETETSHVNEVDGNGIRDASEDVEGFCDINLEQVDDVSVKSHAENLAEEVETEEFHGNREDFLDEPLFQDGENSVVESDTDLTNDEFLSNKDLDDGFDIDIETSDSKNELSEFEENQELLQHFLSTGGDPHDHITLNSDFLSQADFFDKNNDIELRTKDQSEEHKSKDSQSSHSDDANKLESLWEHQELIEQLKMELRKVRDTGLPTIFEESESPRISEDLKPWKIDERFQHEDCIGELHKFFKSYGERMRKFDILNYQKMYAIGFLQLKDPLHSIPPSPPTLKSLVTQNLWQWKHKIHGSDPMKKFITELQGDLELVYVGQICLSWEFLHWQYEKALDLWVSDPGGVHRYNEVAGEFQQFQVLIQRFIEDEPFQGPRTHNYVKNRCVLRNLLQVPLIREDKVKDKRKNGKMTCWMNMV; via the exons ATGGGTTATGTCTCTAGCTTCATTTTCCAGAAGATAGCATCTTTAATTCAGGGTTTTTTGTACTTTATATCCATTTATTTTCTCCCACTTCTCAGTCTCGTTTTCGCGTGGTTTTCCAG TTTTCGACACAGGCTGCAGAAAAATGGCGATTCCCCGTTTAATCAAGAGACCGAAACCGGGGAAAATGGTGATTGTTATGAAGAAGAACATGAATCGGAGGCGTTTTTGAAATTCAAATTCCCCACCCTTGAGGAATTTATAGAATTCCAGGAAGATAGATGTTTTTCATTTCGTTCTGAAGTGATCCCTTGTGCGAGTATCAGTTCGCACGAAGAAACTGAAACTTCACACGTGAATGAAGTTGATGGAAATGGAATCCGTGATGCATCTGAAGATGTAGAAGGTTTTTGTGATATAAATCTGGAGCAGGTTGATGACGTGAGTGTGAAATCTCATGCTGAAAATTTGGCTGAAGAGGTTGAAACAGAGGAATTTCATGGAAATCGAGAAGATTTTCTTGATGAGCCCCTATTTCAAGATGGCGAAAATTCTGTGGTGGAATCTGATACAGACTTAACCAACGATGAGTTCCTGTCCAACAAAGATTTGGACGATGGATTCGATATCGATATCGAGACAAGTGATTCAAAGAATGAGTTGTCGGAATTCGAAGAAAATCAAGAATTGCTGCAGCATTTTCTTTCCACTGGTGGCGACCCACATGATCATATAACATTAAACTCAGATTTCCTGTCTCAGGCCGATTTTTTTGACAAGAACAACGACATAGAACTTAGGACAAAAGATCAATCTGAAGAGCACAAATCAAAGGACTCGCAAAGTTCGCATTCGGATGATGCAAACAAATTGGAGTCATTGTGGGAACATCAAGAACTGATTGAGCAGCTGAAAATGGAGCTAAGGAAAGTTCGGGACACGGGTCTCCCCACCATCTTCGAAGAATCGGAGTCGCCAAGAATATCGGAAGATTTGAAGCCATGGAAGATTGATGAAAGGTTCCAGCATGAAGACTGTATAGGGGAGCTTCACAAGTTCTTCAAGAGCTACGGAGAAAGGATGCGCAAATTCGATATTTTGAACTACCAAAAGATGTATGCCATAG GCTTCTTGCAGCTAAAGGACCCTCTCCACTCAATCCCACCATCACCACCAACACTAAAATCCCTAGTTACCCAGAATCTGTGGCAATGGAAACACAAAATCCATGGCAGCGACCCCATGAAGAAGTTCATAACCGAATTGCAAGGAGACCTCGAACTCGTATACGTTGGCCAGATTTGCCTTTCTTGGGAATTCTTGCATTGGCAGTACGAAAAAGCCTTGGATTTGTGGGTTTCGGATCCTGGTGGAGTCCATCGGTACAACGAGGTTGCGGGAGAGTTTCAGCAGTTCCAAGTGCTTATTCAAAGATTTATAGAAGACGAGCCATTCCAAGGGCCTAGAACTCACAACTACGTCAAAAATCGATGCGTTCTTCGCAACCTTCTTCAAGTTCCTTTGATAAGAG AGGACAAAGTAAAAGACAAAAGGAAGAATGGAAAAATGACATGTTGGATGAATATGGTGTGA
- the LOC142531217 gene encoding myb-related protein 306-like codes for MGRPPCCDETGVKRGPWTPEEDIMLVSFVQENGPGNWRAVPSKTGLKRCSKSCRLRWTNYLRPGIKRGSFTDDEEKMIIRLQALLGNKWAAIASYLPERTDNDIKNYWNTHLKKKLKKLGIGSVDQSTLVEFSPKNPHSISRGQWERRLQADINTAKKALQDALSFENNANHSSPGQAFSYASSTENIARLLKDWVKKTPKFEEIQSKYSSSTPNSSKCDVASSDDQILTPGIESKSGIDLSEAFESLFGFGQAYDQSSSSGLSRSVSDSKPDPDGFAVLEDWLLDDQAKEYLSNFDFDAHEGII; via the exons ATGGGGAGACCGCCTTGCTGTGATGAAACGGGAGTGAAGAGAGGGCCGTGGACTCCTGAAGAAGACATCATGTTGGTATCTTTTGTTCAAGAAAATGGCCCCGGAAATTGGAGGGCTGTTCCCAGTAAAACAG GGTTGAAGAGATGTAGCAAGAGTTGCAGGCTAAGGTGGACCAACTATCTCCGGCCAGGGATCAAGAGAGGCAGCTTCACTGATGATGAAGAAAAGATGATTATTCGGCTTCAAGCCCTTTTGGGCAACAA ATGGGCTGCCATAGCTTCTTATCTCCCGGAAAGAACAGACAATGACATCAAAAACTACTGGAACACTCATTTAAAGAAGAAACTCAAGAAGCTCGGAATCGGATCGGTAGATCAGTCTACCCTCGTCGAATTTTCGCCGAAAAATCCGCATTCCATCTCGAGAGGGCAGTGGGAAAGGAGGCTACAAGCTGATATAAACACAGCTAAGAAGGCCCTTCAGGATGCATTGTCATTTGAGAATAATGCTAACCATTCTTCTCCAGGCCAGGCATTTTCTTATGCATCAAGCACTGAAAACATCGCCAGATTGCTCAAAGATTGGGTCAAAAAGACACCGAAATTCGAGGAGATTCAATCCAAGTACTCTTCTAGTACTCCGAATTCGTCGAAATGCGATGTGGCATCGAGTGATGATCAGATCCTCACTCCTGGAATTGAAAGCAAAAGTGGGATTGATTTGTCTGAAGCATTTGAATCCTTGTTTGGATTCGGTCAGGCTTATGATCAATCTTCAAGCTCTGGACTTTCGAGATCCGTTTCCGATAGTAAACCCGACCCGGATGGCTTCGCAGTGCTGGAGGATTGGCTGTTAGATGATCAAGCTAAGGAATATTTGAGTAACTTCGATTTCGATGCACATGAAGGTATAATTTAA